In one window of Skermanella rosea DNA:
- a CDS encoding methanol/ethanol family PQQ-dependent dehydrogenase, whose amino-acid sequence MRRMRILLTTVALITAGTAYANDEVMKLQKDPNNWAMQLGDYSGKRYSPLDQINTQNVKNLRVDWSFSTGVLRGHEGGPLVIGDVMYVHTPFPNIVYALSIPEKGKILWKYEPRQDPNVIPVMCCDTVNRGVTYADGKIFLAQADNTLVALDAKTGEEVWKVKNGDHTKGETLTANPVVVKDKIFVGISGGEFGVRGHLTAYNIKDGKQIWRAYSTGPDADVKIDPQKTTMLGKPIGDRDLGVSTWNGDEWKIGGGTTWGWYTYDPELNLIYYGTGNPGTWNPAQRAKDGKREGSDNKWSMSIFARDADTGEVKWVFQKTPFDEWDYDGVNENILADITVKGKPVKALVNFDRNGFVYTLDRVTGELLVAEKYDPTVNWATHVDMKTGRPAVNEKYSTFANGPDTNSEGICPAALGTKDQQPASFSPDTGLFYVPTNHICMDYEPFEVAYSAGQPYVGATLSMYPAPNSHGGMGNFIAYDAAQGKIVWSKPEAFAVWSGALTTKGGVAFYGTLEGFLVAVDMKDGKELYRFKTPSGIIGNVNTFVANGKQHIAVLSGIGGWAGIGLAAGLNDPHAGLGAVGAHASLGQYTNLGGVLTVFTLPD is encoded by the coding sequence ATGCGGCGGATGAGAATCCTGCTGACCACGGTTGCCCTTATCACCGCGGGAACGGCATACGCCAACGACGAAGTGATGAAGCTGCAGAAGGACCCGAACAACTGGGCAATGCAGCTCGGCGACTACTCTGGCAAGCGCTACAGCCCGCTCGACCAGATCAATACCCAGAACGTCAAGAACCTGCGGGTCGACTGGAGCTTCTCCACCGGCGTCCTGCGCGGCCACGAGGGCGGCCCGCTGGTCATCGGCGACGTCATGTACGTCCACACCCCCTTCCCCAACATCGTCTATGCCCTCTCCATTCCCGAGAAAGGCAAGATCCTGTGGAAGTACGAGCCGCGCCAGGATCCCAACGTGATTCCGGTGATGTGCTGCGACACGGTCAACCGCGGCGTGACCTATGCCGACGGCAAGATCTTCCTGGCCCAGGCCGACAACACGCTGGTGGCACTCGATGCCAAGACCGGCGAGGAAGTCTGGAAGGTCAAGAACGGTGACCACACCAAGGGCGAGACCCTCACCGCCAACCCCGTGGTCGTCAAGGACAAGATCTTCGTCGGCATCTCCGGCGGCGAGTTCGGCGTCCGCGGCCACCTGACCGCCTACAACATCAAGGACGGCAAGCAGATCTGGCGGGCCTACTCGACCGGTCCCGACGCCGACGTCAAGATCGACCCCCAGAAGACCACCATGCTCGGCAAGCCGATCGGCGACCGCGACCTGGGCGTGTCGACCTGGAACGGCGACGAGTGGAAGATCGGCGGCGGCACCACCTGGGGCTGGTACACCTACGATCCCGAGCTGAACCTCATATATTACGGCACCGGCAACCCGGGCACCTGGAATCCGGCCCAGCGCGCCAAGGACGGCAAGCGGGAAGGCAGCGACAACAAGTGGTCGATGTCGATCTTCGCCCGCGACGCGGACACCGGCGAAGTCAAGTGGGTGTTCCAGAAGACCCCGTTCGACGAGTGGGACTATGACGGCGTCAACGAGAACATCCTCGCGGACATCACCGTCAAGGGCAAGCCCGTCAAGGCCCTGGTCAACTTCGACCGCAACGGCTTCGTCTACACGCTCGACCGCGTGACCGGCGAACTGCTCGTCGCCGAGAAGTACGACCCGACCGTCAACTGGGCGACCCACGTCGACATGAAGACCGGCCGCCCGGCCGTGAACGAGAAGTACAGCACCTTCGCCAACGGTCCGGACACCAACTCCGAAGGCATCTGCCCGGCGGCGCTGGGGACCAAGGACCAGCAGCCGGCGTCGTTCTCGCCGGACACCGGCCTGTTCTACGTGCCGACCAACCACATCTGCATGGACTACGAGCCGTTCGAGGTCGCCTACAGCGCCGGCCAGCCCTACGTGGGTGCCACGCTGTCGATGTACCCGGCCCCGAACTCGCACGGCGGCATGGGCAACTTCATCGCCTATGACGCGGCCCAGGGCAAGATCGTCTGGTCGAAGCCCGAGGCGTTCGCGGTGTGGAGCGGCGCGCTGACCACCAAGGGCGGCGTCGCCTTCTACGGCACGCTCGAAGGCTTCCTGGTGGCGGTCGACATGAAGGACGGCAAGGAGCTGTACCGCTTCAAGACCCCGTCCGGCATCATCGGCAACGTCAACACCTTCGTGGCGAACGGCAAGCAGCACATCGCGGTGCTGTCGGGCATCGGCGGCTGGGCCGGCATCGGTCTGGCGGCGGGCTTGAACGACCCGCACGCCGGTCTGGGCGCCGTCGGCGCGCACGCCTCCCTCGGCCAGTACACCAACCTGGGCGGCGTGCTGACCGTCTTCACGCTGCCGGACTGA
- a CDS encoding c-type cytochrome, whose protein sequence is MNLSFLTRVATAGAAFFFLAAGTPHAQDAETDPYEKPYIVEDGKVDQGTYNGFRRYHSSCHVCHGPDGLGGSFAPALVDSVKRLDYDQFAEIIANGKQESGASGQRVMPSFGTDQNVMLYVADIYGYLKARSDGKIDRGRPERIKK, encoded by the coding sequence ATGAATCTGTCTTTCCTGACGCGGGTCGCGACTGCCGGCGCCGCTTTCTTTTTCCTCGCAGCCGGAACTCCACACGCCCAGGACGCCGAAACGGATCCCTACGAGAAGCCCTATATCGTCGAGGACGGCAAGGTCGATCAGGGAACCTACAACGGGTTTCGGCGCTATCACTCCTCCTGCCACGTCTGCCACGGCCCCGACGGCCTGGGCGGCTCCTTCGCGCCGGCCCTGGTGGACTCGGTCAAGAGGCTGGACTACGACCAGTTCGCCGAGATCATCGCGAACGGCAAGCAGGAGTCCGGCGCCTCGGGGCAGCGGGTCATGCCGTCGTTCGGGACCGATCAGAACGTCATGCTCTACGTCGCCGACATCTACGGGTACCTGAAGGCCCGGTCCGACGGGAAGATCGACCGCGGCCGCCCCGAACGTATCAAGAAGTAA
- a CDS encoding quinoprotein dehydrogenase-associated putative ABC transporter substrate-binding protein: MLARISMLVAAALLAAGTASAVELPKRDALRVCADPNLLPFSNDKLEGFENKIAAMIGEELGVPVVYTWWPQTIGFVRNTLRARKCDIVMGAASGEGLMQNTNPYYRSVYSLVYRENSGSKITAMNDPALRDMRMGVVAQTPGATLATMNRINNLEPYQLDVDTRVDNPARRAVEDVASGKIDATVLWGPIAGYFAAQQPTKLTVVPLVGDQGTRVEFPITMGIRVEEPEWKHWLNDFIQRRQRDIDAVLAQYHVPLLTSNGQLQSAAVAR; encoded by the coding sequence ATGCTGGCACGAATCTCGATGCTGGTCGCCGCCGCCCTGCTGGCGGCCGGCACGGCCTCGGCGGTCGAACTGCCGAAGCGCGACGCGCTTCGGGTCTGCGCCGACCCGAACCTCCTGCCCTTCTCCAACGACAAGCTGGAAGGGTTCGAGAACAAGATCGCCGCCATGATCGGCGAGGAACTGGGCGTCCCCGTAGTCTATACGTGGTGGCCCCAGACCATCGGCTTCGTCCGCAACACGCTCCGCGCCCGCAAATGCGACATCGTCATGGGAGCGGCATCGGGCGAGGGGCTGATGCAGAACACCAACCCCTATTACCGCTCGGTCTACTCCCTGGTGTACCGCGAAAATTCCGGGTCGAAGATCACGGCCATGAACGATCCGGCCCTGCGCGACATGCGCATGGGCGTCGTCGCCCAGACGCCGGGCGCCACGCTCGCCACCATGAACCGGATCAACAACCTGGAGCCCTACCAGCTCGACGTCGATACCCGGGTCGACAACCCGGCGCGCCGCGCGGTGGAGGACGTCGCGTCCGGCAAGATCGACGCGACGGTGCTCTGGGGGCCGATCGCGGGCTACTTCGCCGCCCAGCAGCCGACCAAGCTGACGGTCGTGCCGCTGGTCGGCGATCAGGGAACCCGCGTCGAGTTTCCGATCACCATGGGCATCCGCGTGGAAGAACCGGAATGGAAGCACTGGCTGAACGACTTCATCCAGCGCCGCCAGCGCGACATCGACGCCGTGCTGGCCCAGTACCACGTTCCGCTGCTGACCTCGAACGGTCAGCTCCAGTCCGCCGCCGTCGCCCGGTGA
- a CDS encoding rhodanese-like domain-containing protein, translated as MIRRTVAAALVAAAMLSPPVAAADPKAADFRMSDYRAPTPDSVPGAATVGTGRVQEMAKSGEAVLIDVYPAPPRPATLPADAVWMPKARRTVPGAVWLPNVGYGALADDMDRHFRDSLERLTGGDPGRPIVFFCEPDCWMSWNAALRAVGYGYGAVHYYPEGAGGWALAGLPLEPVQPEPGPAPAGSGGSP; from the coding sequence GTGATCAGGCGGACCGTCGCCGCCGCGCTGGTCGCGGCGGCGATGCTTTCTCCGCCGGTCGCCGCGGCGGATCCCAAGGCGGCGGATTTCAGGATGTCCGACTACCGGGCACCGACGCCCGACTCCGTTCCCGGCGCCGCCACGGTCGGCACCGGACGGGTCCAGGAGATGGCGAAATCCGGCGAGGCCGTGCTGATCGACGTCTACCCCGCCCCGCCCCGCCCGGCCACTCTCCCCGCCGACGCGGTCTGGATGCCCAAGGCCAGGCGCACCGTCCCCGGCGCGGTCTGGCTGCCCAATGTCGGGTACGGCGCCCTGGCCGACGACATGGACCGCCATTTCCGGGACAGCCTGGAACGCCTGACCGGAGGGGACCCCGGCCGGCCGATCGTGTTCTTCTGCGAGCCGGACTGCTGGATGTCCTGGAACGCGGCGCTCCGCGCCGTCGGGTACGGCTACGGAGCCGTGCATTACTACCCCGAGGGGGCCGGCGGCTGGGCCTTGGCGGGATTGCCGCTGGAACCGGTCCAGCCCGAGCCCGGACCTGCCCCGGCAGGGTCCGGCGGCTCCCCGTAG